Proteins from one Burkholderia sp. genomic window:
- the rpe gene encoding ribulose-phosphate 3-epimerase, whose product MTQFRIAPSILSADFARLGEEVRNVVDAGTDWIHFDVMDNHYVPNLTIGPLVCEAIRPHVQVPIDVHLMVRPVDRIVPDFARAGANVISFHPESSDHIDRTLSLIKDHGCKAGLVFNPATPLQYLDHVMDHLDLILIMSVNPGFGGQSFIPEALRKIREARAKINAYRERTDREIHLEVDGGVKVDNIAEIAAVGADTFVAGSAIFGTLDYKAVINEMRTALSGVTQG is encoded by the coding sequence ATGACGCAATTCCGTATCGCTCCCAGCATTCTTTCGGCTGACTTCGCCCGTCTCGGCGAGGAAGTCCGCAACGTGGTCGACGCCGGCACCGACTGGATCCACTTTGACGTAATGGACAACCATTACGTCCCGAACCTGACGATCGGTCCGCTTGTCTGCGAGGCGATCCGCCCACACGTGCAGGTGCCGATCGACGTGCACTTGATGGTGCGTCCGGTCGACCGGATCGTCCCCGATTTTGCCAGGGCCGGTGCCAACGTGATCAGCTTCCACCCGGAAAGCTCAGATCACATCGATCGCACCCTGTCCCTGATCAAAGACCACGGCTGCAAGGCCGGCCTGGTGTTCAATCCGGCCACGCCGTTACAATATCTGGATCACGTGATGGACCACCTCGACCTGATCCTGATCATGTCGGTGAACCCGGGTTTTGGCGGCCAGTCCTTCATTCCCGAGGCGCTGCGCAAGATCCGCGAGGCGCGCGCGAAGATCAACGCCTATCGCGAACGCACCGACCGCGAGATCCATCTGGAAGTGGACGGCGGCGTGAAGGTCGATAACATCGCCGAGATTGCTGCGGTCGGCGCGGACACCTTCGTGGCTGGCTCGGCGATCTTCGGCACGCTCGACTACAAGGCGGTAATCAACGAAATGCGCACGG
- the ubiA gene encoding 4-hydroxybenzoate octaprenyltransferase has protein sequence MFARFPFYLKLVRLDKPIGSFLLLWPTLNALWIASGGHPTLSLLVIFILGTLLMRSAGCAINDYVDRDFDRHVQRTVDRPLASDKIRAWEAVAIAVGLVGVSFLLILQLNELTKWLSVMAVFVAGTYPFLKRFFAIPQVYLGIAFGFGIPMAFAAIQDTVPLIAWVMLVANVFWSVAYDTAYAIVDRDDDLKIGMRTSAITFGRYDVLVIMLCYAAECAIYAWIGLTQKFDLVYWLGWAAAAGCAVYHWTLIKDRDRMKCFAAFRHNNWLGIALFIGIALHYALTVF, from the coding sequence ATGTTTGCCCGTTTCCCCTTCTACCTGAAGCTGGTCCGACTGGACAAGCCGATTGGTAGTTTTCTGCTGCTCTGGCCTACGCTCAATGCGCTGTGGATCGCCTCGGGAGGGCACCCGACACTCTCGTTACTGGTTATCTTCATCCTCGGCACGCTGCTGATGCGCTCGGCCGGTTGCGCGATCAACGACTACGTCGATCGCGATTTCGACCGTCACGTGCAGCGTACCGTCGACCGGCCTCTGGCCTCCGACAAGATCCGCGCGTGGGAAGCGGTGGCGATCGCGGTTGGTCTGGTGGGCGTCTCTTTCCTGCTGATCCTGCAGCTCAATGAGCTGACCAAGTGGCTGTCGGTGATGGCCGTGTTCGTGGCCGGCACCTATCCGTTCCTGAAGCGCTTCTTCGCAATCCCTCAGGTCTATCTCGGTATCGCTTTTGGCTTCGGCATTCCGATGGCCTTCGCCGCGATCCAGGATACCGTGCCCCTAATCGCCTGGGTGATGCTAGTAGCCAACGTATTCTGGTCGGTCGCTTACGACACGGCCTACGCAATAGTCGATCGTGACGACGACCTGAAGATCGGCATGCGCACCTCGGCGATCACTTTCGGTCGCTACGACGTGCTCGTGATCATGCTCTGCTATGCGGCAGAGTGCGCGATCTACGCCTGGATTGGCCTCACCCAAAAGTTCGACCTGGTGTACTGGCTCGGTTGGGCGGCAGCGGCGGGTTGCGCGGTCTATCATTGGACGCTGATCAAGGATCGCGATCGGATGAAGTGCTTCGCGGCCTTCCGTCATAACAACTGGCTCGGCATCGCGCTGTTCATCGGGATTGCTCTGCATTATGCGTTGACGGTGTTTTGA
- a CDS encoding YggS family pyridoxal phosphate-dependent enzyme: protein MFDLAVSLASVHRRIDDAARSAGRTPDEVALLTVSKTFPAEAVRKAHAAGQCAFGENYVQEALGKIAALADLRASLDWHFIGPLQSNKTRAVAEQFDWVHSVDRLKIAQRLAEQRPAHLPPLNVCIQVNVSGEASKSGVAPVEAATLAREVAALSTLRLRGLMAIPEPSGKFAAQRVPHRLLHELFNTLKAEGLALDTLSMGMSADLEAAVLEGATIVRVGAAIFDARDYGMPRSSRAIFCTCLS from the coding sequence ATGTTTGATCTCGCCGTCAGCCTTGCTTCAGTGCACCGCCGCATCGATGACGCGGCCCGGTCCGCCGGTCGCACGCCGGATGAGGTGGCGCTGCTCACAGTTTCGAAGACCTTCCCCGCCGAAGCTGTGCGTAAGGCGCATGCAGCCGGCCAATGCGCGTTCGGCGAGAACTACGTGCAGGAGGCGCTCGGCAAGATCGCCGCGCTCGCCGACCTGCGCGCCTCGCTCGATTGGCACTTCATCGGGCCGCTGCAATCGAACAAGACTCGGGCGGTGGCCGAGCAGTTCGACTGGGTGCATTCGGTTGACCGGCTCAAGATCGCGCAGCGCCTGGCCGAGCAGCGCCCGGCGCACCTGCCGCCGCTCAATGTCTGCATACAAGTCAACGTCAGCGGCGAGGCCAGCAAAAGCGGCGTCGCGCCGGTCGAGGCGGCTACTCTGGCGCGCGAGGTGGCCGCCCTGTCCACGCTACGGCTGCGCGGTCTAATGGCGATCCCTGAGCCGTCCGGAAAATTCGCGGCGCAGCGTGTGCCGCATCGGCTCCTGCACGAGCTGTTCAACACGCTCAAGGCAGAGGGCCTGGCGCTCGACACGCTGTCGATGGGTATGTCTGCAGATCTCGAAGCGGCCGTGCTCGAGGGTGCCACTATCGTGCGCGTTGGTGCCGCGATCTTCGACGCGCGCGACTACGGCATGCCACGCTCGTCCAGAGCAATTTTCTGCACCTGTCTTTCTTAG
- a CDS encoding IS5 family transposase, producing MCKDIHKTGEPKARYRVRNWAAYNEGLISRGNVTIWIDEAVLARMPDAIPTRGRPCVYGDTLIQALLGVKTVYRLTLRALQGFTQSLRDLAFPSLPVPNYTTLCRRTKTLDVELPILRDNEPIHLVVDSTGLKVYGEGEWKVRQHGYSKRRTWRKVHLALNANTGQVHAALMTNQNVADGDALAKLLDQIPREEQIDVIGGDGAYDTKPCHAAIAARSAIPSIPPREGAAHWPADMPGAAWRNGAVDAIARDGRREWKQHSGYHRRSLAENAMYRFKTLTGHCLWARHIAAQATEVSVRVGVINRMADLARPQSVRIA from the coding sequence ATGTGCAAGGACATACACAAGACAGGTGAGCCGAAGGCACGCTACCGTGTCAGGAATTGGGCAGCCTATAATGAAGGCCTGATCAGCCGGGGGAACGTAACAATATGGATAGATGAAGCCGTCCTTGCCAGAATGCCCGATGCCATACCCACACGTGGTCGCCCGTGTGTATACGGCGATACGCTGATTCAGGCATTACTTGGCGTGAAGACCGTCTATCGACTGACCTTGCGCGCCCTGCAAGGTTTCACCCAAAGTCTGCGCGATTTGGCCTTCCCGAGCTTGCCGGTGCCGAATTACACCACGCTCTGTCGCCGGACAAAAACGCTTGATGTCGAACTGCCGATCCTTCGTGACAATGAACCGATCCATCTGGTTGTCGACAGCACCGGTCTGAAGGTCTATGGAGAAGGTGAATGGAAGGTGCGCCAGCACGGCTACTCGAAGCGGCGCACGTGGCGTAAAGTCCATCTCGCGCTCAACGCGAATACAGGTCAAGTGCATGCCGCGCTAATGACGAATCAGAATGTGGCTGACGGTGACGCTCTGGCCAAGTTGCTCGACCAGATTCCACGCGAAGAACAAATCGATGTCATCGGCGGTGACGGTGCCTACGACACCAAGCCATGCCATGCGGCCATTGCTGCACGCAGTGCTATTCCTTCGATTCCGCCACGCGAGGGTGCCGCTCATTGGCCAGCGGATATGCCCGGTGCGGCGTGGCGTAATGGCGCGGTTGATGCAATTGCCCGTGACGGTCGTCGAGAATGGAAGCAACACAGTGGCTACCACCGGCGATCGCTTGCCGAGAATGCGATGTATCGGTTCAAGACCCTCACCGGCCACTGTCTCTGGGCGCGTCACATCGCCGCGCAAGCGACCGAGGTCTCCGTTCGCGTCGGCGTCATCAACCGCATGGCGGACCTCGCTCGTCCGCAATCCGTTCGTATCGCCTGA
- the proC gene encoding pyrroline-5-carboxylate reductase — MKIAFIGGGNMAAALISGIVKRGTAEPGDLYVIDPSADTRTRLREERGVATGETIEATLAAYDAIVLAVEPQVLNDVARAIAPHLGQALVVSIAAGIRATDLSRWLGGYTRIVRTMPNMPALVGMGVTGLAALDAVDAVDRELASVMLGAVGETVWFDDEACLDAVTAISGSGPAYVFYFIEALQEAARQLGLNEEQGRALAVATFTGTAQLAAQSSEPVGVLRKRVTSKSGTTVAALTAFEAQQLKDKIVSGVLAADARARELGDELGRA; from the coding sequence ATGAAAATTGCATTTATCGGTGGCGGCAACATGGCAGCTGCCCTGATTAGCGGCATCGTCAAGCGTGGTACTGCGGAACCCGGAGATCTCTACGTGATCGATCCTAGCGCGGATACCCGCACGCGTCTGCGCGAGGAGCGCGGCGTGGCCACCGGCGAGACTATTGAGGCCACGCTGGCCGCCTACGACGCGATCGTGCTGGCAGTCGAGCCGCAGGTGCTCAATGACGTGGCCAGGGCGATCGCGCCGCATCTCGGCCAGGCGCTAGTGGTCAGCATCGCGGCCGGGATCCGTGCCACCGACCTATCCCGCTGGCTGGGCGGCTACACACGCATCGTCCGCACCATGCCGAACATGCCGGCGCTGGTCGGTATGGGCGTGACGGGCTTGGCCGCGCTGGACGCGGTCGACGCAGTCGACCGCGAGCTGGCCTCGGTCATGCTCGGTGCGGTCGGCGAAACGGTCTGGTTCGACGACGAGGCATGCCTGGATGCCGTCACGGCCATCTCTGGCAGCGGCCCCGCCTATGTGTTTTATTTCATCGAGGCGCTACAGGAAGCAGCTCGACAGCTCGGCCTGAATGAGGAGCAAGGCCGCGCGCTGGCGGTGGCGACCTTCACCGGCACCGCTCAACTAGCCGCACAATCGAGCGAGCCGGTCGGCGTGCTGCGCAAGCGCGTGACTTCCAAGAGCGGCACTACGGTCGCGGCGCTGACCGCGTTCGAAGCGCAGCAGCTCAAGGACAAGATCGTGAGCGGCGTGCTGGCCGCCGATGCGCGGGCCCGAGAACTCGGCGACGAACTCGGTCGCGCTTGA